A single region of the Podospora pseudopauciseta strain CBS 411.78 chromosome 1, whole genome shotgun sequence genome encodes:
- a CDS encoding hypothetical protein (COG:I; EggNog:ENOG503NVQ3): MPDDSIRPLITARSISPAPTFPTRDTFDTMDLAGDNVVRKGKLSWVVALSYAIDWIILIAVGVVGYILGHITPNKRPFALDDRNISFPYAEQETVPVWLAVVISVMCPIVIIAVICLVFVPGSTVPRGTPKSLIWQRKLWELHQGWLGLALSVMAAWIITNGMKNLFGKPRPDLLDRCQPDMENLKDYIIGGLLRLNSSLTPGHILGPGTLVSPNICTNPDKAVLDDGFRSYPSGHSSSASAGLVYLSLFIASKFAITIPFFSTSGSSADHETTAAAFPSRTRIPSVKVSGPDSYELSNRSPSALTNSMEDPALLSKGVTATNRKIAAVRRQAAAPPLYLLLVAIIPFFASVYIAGSRWWDFRHHAFDILFGYLIGLVGAIFAFRYYHLPISRGAGWAWGPRSHDKAFWAGVGSYSYATSRTRGTYRSGDEEEALGAPIEPYGRGSGMSSVAPVAPRKGGSQGMDARDEDTSYTGASGNDQSPEPHAR, translated from the exons ATGCCCGACGATTCCATACGCCCTCTGATAACTGCCCGCTCCATCTCACCTGCTCCGACATTTCCAACTCGCGATACATTCGATACTATGGATCTCGCCGGCGATAACGTGGTGAGGAAGGGCAAGCTTTCTTGGGTTGTTGCGCTATCCTACGCTATCGACTGGATCATTCTCATCGCCGTTGGCGTTGTTGGGTACATTTTAGGTCATATTACACCAAACAAGCGGCCGTTCGCGCTCGACGACCGCAATATTTC ATTTCCCTATGCCGAACAAGAAACAGTGCCAGTATGGCTCGCGGTTGTCATCAGCGTCATGTGCCCGATTGTCATCATCGCCGTCATCTGCCTCGTTTTCGTGCCCGGTTCCACCGTCCCCCGAGGAACACCCAAGTCGTTAATATGGCAGCGCAAGCTGTGGGAGCTGCACCAAGGCTGGTTGGGTTTGGCTCTATCTGTTATGGCAGCTTGGATCATCACCAATGGCATGAAGAACTTGTTCGGAAAGCCGCGTCCGGATCTTCTTGACCGGTGCCAGCCAGACATGGAGAACCTCAAGGATTATATCATTGGCGGGCTGCTCAGATTGAATAGCTCATTGACTCCAGGCCACATCCTCGGTCCTGGCACCCTCGTGAGCCCCAACATTTGCACGAATCCCGACAAGGCTGTGTTGGACGATGGCTTTAGGAGCTACCCTAGCGGCCATTCTAGTTCAGCCTCAGCTG GTCTCGTTTACCTCTCCCTTTTCATTGCGAGCAAGTTCGCGATAACAATCCCGTTCTTCTCCACTTCAGGCTCGTCGGCCGATCACgaaaccaccgccgccgccttccccTCCAGAACCCGCATTCCCAGCGTCAAGGTCAGCGGTCCGGATTCATATGAGCTTTCCAACCGCAGCCCCTCAGCCCTCACCAACTCCATGGAAGACCCGGCCCTCTTATCCAAAGGCGTGACGGCAACGAACCGAAAGATAGCAGCAGTCCGCCGTCAGGCCGCGGCGCCACCTCTGTATCTCCTCCTGGTAGCCATCATCCCCTTCTTCGCATCAGTCTACATTGCCGGCTCCCGCTGGTGGGATTTCAGGCACCACGCCTTCGACATCCTCTTTGGCTACCTCATCGGTCTCGTCGGCGCCATCTTCGCCTTTAGGTATTACCACCTCCCAATCTCGCGCGGTGCGGGCTGGGCATGGGGACCCCGCAGCCACGACAAGGCCTTTTGGGCGGGTGTGGGAAGCTACAGCTATGCCACGAGCCGCACGCGCGGCACGTACCGCTcgggcgacgaggaggaggccctAGGCGCGCCTATCGAGCCGTACGGACGGGGAAGCGGCATGAGCAGTGTCGCTCCTGTGGCGCCGAGAAAGGGCGGGTCGCAAGGGATGGACGCGAGGGACGAGGATACGTCATATACCGGGGCTTCGGGGAACGATCAGAGCCCTGAGCCACATGCGAGATGA
- the CKB2 gene encoding casein kinase 2 regulatory subunit (EggNog:ENOG503NWRA; COG:D; COG:K; COG:T) — translation MLIGEAVYIGRNNGRSLPLALGPSSPQCAKVPHHRPSIQPQGQSKSAKDLANIPSKSRIAHESSALSSVISARCHVQRVRQPRPLSPKLLPSTLSRPVPHPASRRFRVLPERTPRQTNHPFDHRPLSARATNMAGMDDFVSDSDSDYTSYWRDWFISSRGNEYYCEIDEDYLTDRFNLTGLNTEVQYYQYALDLITDVFDLDCDDEMRETIEKSARHLYGLIHARYIVTTRGLAKMLEKYKKCDFGKCPRVMCHSHPLLPMGLSDVANQKAVKLYCARCEDIYNPKSTRHSAIDGAYFGTSFHNILFQVYPALVPPKTTERYVPRVYGFKVHAAAALVRWQNKERGEMRRRLRKMEVDSGFAKVDGEDDDEDEEEEDEEEEMMEDAMNHNPAAVVQYRGAGEVATLQ, via the exons ATGTTGATAGGGGAGGCGGTGTACATCGGCAGAAATAATGGCAGGTCCCTGCCCCTCGCTTTGGGACCCTCTTCACCACAGTGCGCAAAAGTCCCCCACCACAGGCCATCAATCCAACCTCAAGGCCAGTCCAAGTCAGCCAAAGATTTGGCCAACATACCATCGAAGAGCCGCATCGCACACGAATCATCGGCGCTCAGCAGTGTTATTTCAGCCCGTTGTCACGTACAACGCGTCCGCCAACCCAGACCGCTCTCACCCAAGCTCCTCCCGTCGACCCTCTCCCGTCCCGTCCCCCATCCAGCAAGCCGCCGGTTTAGGGTGTTGCCCGAACGAACCCCCAGACAGACAAATCATCCTTTCGACCATCGGCCCCTTTCTGCGCGCGCGACAAACATGGCCGGCATGGATGATTTTGTAAGCGACTCAGACAGTGACTACACCAGTTACTGGAGGGATTGG TTCATCTCGTCGCGCGGCAACGAATACTATTGCGAAATCGATGAAGACTACCTGACAGACCGCTTCAACCTGACGGGACTGAACACCGAGGTTCAGTACTACCAATACGCGCTCGACCTGATCACGGACGTGTTCGACCTCGACTGCGACGATGAGATGCGCGAGACCATAGAAAAGTCGGCGAGGCATTTGTATGGACTTATTCACGCTCGGTATATCGTCACTACGCGCGGCCTGGCAAAGATG CTGGAGAAGTACAAGAAATGCGACTTTGGAAAATGCCCCCGCGTGATGTGccattcccaccccctcctcccgatGGGCCTCTCGGACGTGGCCAACCAAAAGGCTGTCAAGCTCTACTGCGCCCGTTGCGAGGACATCTACAACCCCAAATCAACCCGCCACTCGGCCATTGACGGGGCCTATTTTGGGACCTCATTCCACAACATCCTCTTCCAGGTCTATCCCGCTCTGGTGCCCCCCAAGACCACAGAGCGGTACGTTCCCCGCGTCTACGGATTCAAGGTGCACGCCGCGGCTGCCCTGGTGAGGTGGCAGAACAAGGAGcggggggagatgaggaggaggttgcggaagatggaggtggaCAGCGGCTTTGCCAAGGTGGACggggaggacgacgatgaggacgaagaggaggaggacgaagaggaggagatgatggaggatgcTATGAATCACAACCCTGCGGCGGTGGTGCAATACCGGGGTGCTGGAGAGGTCGCTACACTGCAGTGA
- a CDS encoding hypothetical protein (COG:O; EggNog:ENOG503NZ0D) has product MDSLYVPGVEAGPRSSSRSPLLLHPHHGPQHQLHLHSGREAGDSQQIQHSHSTHGLPALSVPRVDSFPGNSPVFPADLSGYASNYNNRRAEISTVAHEAHQHRQQQTHQRKQLPHQRQGQEVGRHTDTPASSTTPGLFDGLSSPAVTPNSPAQPTSHHGHGVTPLREESSAVKAWRQKLFDLEDMVLLSNEDYETYFPWIDNIYSHRSTQQYKSKPFEAKYYDCRLKGRPSGTKKSDDPLKKKRKRNARGLGLCDVKIKITKYEPGSTAELEAAATNNPELGQALARIRHQDQVFYTFQRINGSVTNGVGDGKPAEHKHDLARSDQIKKSTRHRELAEQERERKRSKRQKDVKRPPKPSSLSPWKATGLAAETAKKHAKEGVIKFYASCFCPFSQRVWIALEAKGFEYRYCEIYPLQKPKPTLLLEANPRGLVPAIRQGDWACAESTVILEYVGVVPTWALMLRRDTPSVLTSELKKLVDSGHGNLVLLPTDARLKANCRLWIEFINSRIVPSFYLLVSATEEEPKRQAAEKLERDIAELVQHAEENGPFFLGDHFSLVDIHLAPFAIRLPYLLRQLPGWTQPLLEMRWKKWVDALEQNEYVKNTTSKPELYEKSMGDLIKAFQARFQGGDV; this is encoded by the exons ATGGATTCATTGTATGTGCCTGGCGTTGAAGCTGGGCCCCGTTCTTCAAGCCGCTCCCCACTGCTCTTACACCCACATCACGGACCGCAGCATCAACTTCACCTTCACAGCGGCCGGGAAGCTGGGGATTCGCAACAAATCCAACACTCTCACTCGACCCATGGCCTACCTGCTCTAAGTGTGCCACGAGTTGATAGTTTTCCGGGCAATAGTCCTGTCTTTCCCGCTGACTTGAGTGGGTATGCCAGCAACTATAACAACCGTCGAGCTGAAATCAGTACCGTGGCACATGAAGCACACCAGCATCGACAGCAACAAACACACCAGAGAAAGCAACTGCCTCATCAGCGCCAAGGCCAGGAGGTCGGGAGGCATACCGACACACCTGCGTCTTCTACTACGCCTGGCCTTTTTGACGGCTTGAGCTCACCTGCAGTGACACCAAACTCACCCGCTCAGCCAACATCACACCATGGGCATGGCGTCACTCCGCTGAGAGAGGAGTCCTCGGCGGTCAAAGCATGGAGACAAAAGTTGTTTGATCTGGAGGATATGGTGTTACTGAGCAACGAGGA TTACGAGACGTACTTCCCCTGGATCGATAACATTTACAGCCACCGCTCGACGCAACAGTACAAGAGCAAGCCCTTTGAAGCGAAGTATTATGACTGTCGTCTCAAGGGCCGCCCTTCGGGAACCAAAAAGTCAGATGACCccctgaagaagaagaggaaacgAAATGCTCGCGGTCTTGGCTTGTGCGATGTCAAGATAAAAATCACCAAGTATGAGCCAGGTTCTACTGCAGAACTGGAAGCTGCCGCCACGAACAATCCGGAACTTGGGCAGGCTCTTGCGCGTATCCGACATCAGGACCAAGTTTTTTACACTTTTCAACGCATCAACGGAAGTGTCACAAACGGCGTTGGCGACGGCAAACCTGCAGAGCACAAACACGACTTGGCAAGGAGTGATCAAATCAAGAAGAGCACAAGACATCGAGAGTTGGCCGAGCAGGAGAGGGAACGGAAGCGGTCGAAACGACAAAAGGATGTGAAACGCCCACCAAAGCCGTCGTCATTATCACCTTGGAAGGCAACGGGGCTTGCCGCCGAGACCGCAAAGAAGCATGCCAAAGAAGGCGTGATCAAGTTTTACGCATCCTGTTTCTG CCCCTTTTCGCAACGAGTCTGGATTGCTCTGGAAGCCAAAGGGTTTGAATATCGATATTGCGAGATCTACCCTCTGCAAAAGCCGAAGCCTACCCTGCTGCTCGAAGCGAATCCGAGAGGCCTGGTGCCCGCCATTCGACAAGGTGACTGGGCTTGCGCAGAAAGCACAGTCATTCTTGAATATGTAGGTGTTGTGCCCACCTGGGCGTTGATGCTTCGTCGTGATACGCCTTCGGTGCTGACAAGTGAGTTGAAAAAGCTCGTAGATTCAGGCCATGGAAATTTAGTATTGCTGCCTACTGATGCAAGATTGAAAGCAAATTGCCGGCTGTGGATAGAATTC ATAAACTCAAGAATAGTTCCATCATTTTACCTCCTCGTATCGGCTACTGAAGAGGAACCCAAGAGACAAGCGGCGGAAAAGCTGGAGCGAGATATCGCCGAGCTGGTCCAACACGCCGAAGAAAACGGACCGTTCTTCTTGGGTGACCACTTCAGTCTTGTCGACATTCACCTCGCCCCTTTCGCGATCCGTTTGCCTTatcttcttcgccaactGCCGGGATGGACGCAACCTctgttggagatgaggtGGAAGAAGTGGGTTGATGCGCTGGAGCAGAATGAGTATGTTAAGAATACGACGAGTAAACCGGAGCTCTATGAGAAGTCGATGGGAGATCTGATCAAGGCATTTCAGGCGAGATTCCAGGGGGGTGATGTCTGA
- the RIC1 gene encoding WD40 repeat protein (EggNog:ENOG503NWUQ; COG:D; COG:K; COG:T), translating into MYWPLGTPRIYATNTVRQPGALPSSVSHDGLLPPTPGAGASGQRSDQNSSLLSPNPSTSQDGLLPPPTPMTPMTPGIKSVEHDYPEDGTPEHSPGPELPGIPLHEPVVALRVARSGHLFATITPTSMTVWQTKPTVVLAVVVRSEASLESYGTNINLLLRPDSAIFVVHTSLGYLITYSLATDADSRVYKPHFTSHTNVQRRRQSHAGDPGHTAPDQILWGPGEGAGVRDVSIRFRMVIKVDAGIESALALDDELVVATRKPAAVQCIRWSPDSSGSQTTTELLSRMAWLEKKVTVKEMTHDRPMNLSTWITSDGKAYAVQRLNPNQKSSESDEPPDPKKLFKGYCFHVPSTEQHHAVRCVINARFSLIAVGCADGTVRVYSARDYSGNIPSSHTHSVPVSPGASGKLTTLSYSPDGYCLFAGYEKGWATWSVYGKPLSNSFHADHLIASTNGEEWLSGVLDAAWVGGACELLLTNKNHDAIWLLEMARSAVTGCYSPANLFRTVLQSTASVMVYRGYDLPDLTSISAEPSLWHTARIPSTYLLSQWPIKCTAISADGRYVAVAGRRGLAHYSVNSGRWKTFANDALENEFQVRGGLCWYQNILVAAVEVNRSFELRLYSREAALDSGKALFVQQMSAPVVLITPTGEDSLLAYTYDNLLYHYIFAPVSGSIRLIEVGHIAFHGIVRSPARVRGLSWVLPERQLLEGDPSQDVAHASVLFLVDGKLVLLRPSVQENNLKYDMRVICHNVEYYTSMRDQPFLEVASQRSGELQNGPSDPSLQDSLWIFDGTELKAWADMDPVLKAISGEVSRDIPSMISIPVDFYPLSTLLGKAIILGVESELIQRRDINFSFFRFCIRTHLFLPDILRSYLVANKSTEALQLAREHEHLEYFAHALEVLLHHVLDEEVDAHPPPAPENAILPRVLSLLSCFKQYLDIVVQCTRKTELRSWRTLFAYLPPPQELFEESLQRGSLKTAGGYLLVLHTFDELATVSEQSVRLLSRAMLEGDWELCKELARFLAALDETGDTLREAMEMVNISTRGRPDRGVLAGNGLMARLEIPSSGVFRPIGDASRRIGGSDSELEGQSASDAGSIISGTRSENRDDYS; encoded by the exons ATGTACTGGCCGCTTGGAACCCCGCGAATATATGCGACCAACACCGTTCGCCAACCCGGCGCCCTTCCCAGCTCTGTGTCTCACGATGGCTTGCTGCCTCCCACTCCCGGCGCAGGAGCATCGGGACAAAGATCTGACCAGAATTCGTCTCTGTTATCGCCCAACCCGTCAACGAGCCAGGATGGGCTgcttccacctcccacccccatgACGCCAATGACGCCGGGCATCAAATCTGTCGAGCATGACTATCCAGAAGATGGAACCCCTGAGCATTCTCCAGGACCAGAACTCCCTGGCATTCCCCTTCACGAACCCGTTGTTGCTTTGCGCGTGGCTCGGTCCGGTCACCTCTTCGCTACCATCACACCCACCTCCATGACGGTGTGGCAGACCAAG CCTACTGTCGTCCTTGCCGTGGTCGTGCGATCAGAAGCCTCTCTCGAATCTTATGGAACAAACATCAACTTGCTTTTGCGACCCGACTCTGCCATATTTGTTGTACATACAAGCCTGGGATACCTGATAACCTATTCCCTGGCCACAGATGCCGACTCCCGAGTATACAAACCGCATTTTACAAGCCATACCAATGTTCAGCGCAGACGCCAAAGCCACGCTGGGGATCCTGGACACACTGCCCCAGATCAGATACTGTGGGGCCCAGGTGAAGGGGCCGGCGTGCGAGATGTGAGCATTCGCTTCCGGATGGTGATTAAGGTGGATGCTGGGATCGAGAGCGCTTTGGCgttggatgatgagttggtggtggctaCGCGCAAGCCTGCCGCTGTACAGTGCATACGTTGGTCACCCGACAGCTCGGGCAGCCAGACCACCACGGAATTACTGAGCAGAATGGCTTGGCTGGAGAAAAAGGTCACAGTCAAAGAGATGACGCACGACAGGCCTATGAACCTTTCGACCTGGATAACGAGTGATGGAAAGGCATATGCGGTCCAGCGGCTGAATCCAAATCAGAAGTCGAGCGAGTCTGACGAACCACCAGACCCCAAGAAGCTATTCAAGGGTTATTGCTTTCATGTACCAAGCACTGAGCAGCATCATGCTGTACGGTGCGTGATCAATGCTCGGTTCTCATTAATCGCCGTTGGTTGCGCAGATGGCACTGTCCGCGTGTATTCGGCTCGCGATTATTCTGGAAACATCCCATCTTCCCATACCCACAGTGTTCCTGTCTCTCCTGGTGCATCGGGAAAGCTTACCACGCTGAGCTACTCACCAGATGGCTATTGCTTGTTTGCCGGGTACGAGAAGGGATGGGCCACGTGGAGCGTATACGGAAAGCCACTCAGCAACAGCTTTCATGCTGATCATTTGATTGCTTCGACAAACGGAGAGGAGTGGCTCTCTGGAGTCCTGGATGCTGCTTGGGTCGGTGGCGCTTGTGAGCTGCTCTTGACCAACAAGAACCACGATGCGATTTGGCTTTTGGAAATGGCACGAAGCGCAGTTACTGGCTGCTACAGTCCTGCAAACTTGTTTCGCACCGTTCTCCAAAGCACCGCGAGCGTCATGGTCTACAGAGGCTATGACTTGCCCGACCTCACATCCATCTCTGCTGAGCCTTCGCTCTGGCACACAGCCAGAATACCATCTACCTATCTGCTCAGTCAATGGCCGATCAAGTGTACGGCCATATCGGCTGATGGCCGGtatgttgctgttgcgggCCGGAGAGGGCTGGCGCATTACAGCGTGAACAGTGGCCGGTGGAAGACTTTTGCCAACGATGCCTTGGAAAACGAGTTTCAAGTAAGAGGAGGGCTGTGTTGGTACCAGAATATACTGGTAGCTGCTGTCGAGGTCAACAGGTCTTTCGAGCTGCGTCTATATTCTCGCGAGGCGGCCCTTGATAGCGGTAAGGCTCTGTTTGTTCAACAGATGTCGGCACCCGTGGTTCTCATCACTCCCACAGGTGAAGACTCACTATTGGCCTACACATACGACAATCTGTTATATCACTACATCTTTGCCCCCGTATCAGGCTCGATTCGGCTGATAGAGGTCGGCCATATCGCATTTCACGGCATTGTGAGATCACCTGCAAGAGTGAGAGGACTGAGCTGGGTTTTGCCGGAGCGACAACTGCTGGAGGGTGATCCATCACAGGATGTGGCCCACGCATCTGTCTTGTTTCTGGTAGATGGgaagctggtgttgttgcgaCCTTCGGTTCAAGAGAATAACCTGAAATACGACATGCGTGTCATCTGTCACAATGTCGAGTATTATACCAGTATGAGGGACCAGCCGTTCTTGGAAGTGGCCTCGCAGAGATCAGGCGAACTTCAAAACGGGCCCTCCGATCCAAGTCTGCAGGATTCTCTCTGGATCTTTGATGGCACCGAGCTCAAAGCCTGGGCGGATATGGATCCCGTGCTGAAGGCGATATCGGGGGAAGTGTCAAGGGACATACCATCCATGATTTCTATACCTGTCGACTTCTATCCGCTTTCGACACTTCTCGGAAAGGCGATCATCCTCGGTGTCGAATCAGAGCTGATTCAACGCCGTGATATCAATTTTTCATTCTTCCGTTTTTGTATCAGG ACACACCTTTTCCTACCCGATATCCTCCGGTCATATTTGGTTGCGAATAAGTCTACAGAGGCGTTACAACTTGCCCGGGAGCATGAGCACCTTGAATATTTTGCGCACGCTCTCGAGGTGCTGCTGCATCATGTCTTGGACGAGGAAGTGGACGCGCATCCGCCTCCGGCACCTGAGAATGCAATTCTGCCTCGTGTGCTGTCTCTTCTGTCATGCTTCAAGCAGTACCTCGACATTGTTGTGCAATGTACACGCAAAACCGAACTTCGCTCCTGGCGCACCTTATTCGCCTATctaccccccccccaggAGCTGTTCGAAGAAAGCCTTCAGCGTGGGAGCCTCAAGACAGCGGGCGGGTACCTCCTGGTTCTTCATACATTCGACGAGTTGGCGACTGTGAGCGAACAGAGTGTGCGCCTGTTGAGTCGAGCAATGCTCGAAGGGGATTGGGAGCTATGCAAGGAGCTCGCGCGCTTTTTGGCTGCGCTTGATGAGACTGGAGATACGCTTCGAGAAGCTATGGAAATGGTAAACATCTCAACACGGGGACGACCGGACAGGGGGGTGTTGGCAGGGAACGGGCTTATGGCGAGACTAGAGATACCCTCGAGTGGTGTATTCAGGCCGATAGGCGATGCTTCGAGACGTATTGGAGGGAGCGATTCAGAGCTGGAGGGTCAATCAGCCAGTGATGCGGGGAGCATTATCAGCGGCACCCGGTCGGAAAACAGAGACGACTATTCATAG
- a CDS encoding hypothetical protein (COG:S; EggNog:ENOG503NX7A), translated as MPPPVRNRQSLSKDKFVGYFAPLKSQTYHESTQSRGGGVGSIRSIAWNPVGSLVATGSADRTLRVWNPEKPNARFSTDLKGHAAGIDKVAFNPVKDAELCSLSKDGVAKFWDVRTKACVNEVKDLGDAHALAWAPDGSSLLVGNRSGGLFRISPTESAILSSHPQPVEAYQMSFCWSGKKVFLPTREGSIRILSYPELEPILHVNHAVKPGESDEFILKGHTAPCLTAELSPTGKYLATGGGDAIMSLFETQDWICKRTNTRIVGPVKSISFTFDGRYVVGACEDGPGLDVTHTETGEHIHTFKTAGPCHALAWAPTRYCLAYSDLGILRIIGLDADRK; from the exons ATGCCACCTCCAGTTCGCAATAGACAGAGCCTATCCAAGGACAAGTTTGTGGGATACTTTGCACCACTGAAAAGTCAGACATACCACGAATCCACCCAATCTAGAGGAGGCGGAGTTGGAAG TATTCGCTCGATAGCTTGGAATCCCGTTGGAAGCCTTGTCGCAACTGGTTCGGCTGACAGAACACTTCGTGTTT GGAATCCTGAAAAGCCCAATGCGCGGTTCTCGACCGATTTAAAGGGTCATGCTGCAGGCATTGATAAAGTGGCCTTCAATCCCGTCAAGGATGCAGAACTTTGCAGTCTCAGCAAGGACGGTGTTGCCAAGTTCTGGGATGTAAGAACGAAAGCCTGTGTGAACGAGGTCAAGGACCTTGGAGATGCACACGCCCTCGCCTGGGCCCCTGATGGGTCCTCACTTCTTGTAGGAAACAGG AGTGGCGGGCTTTTCCGAATCTCGCCAACCGAGTCCGCCATTCTTTCATCTCATCCACAGCCCGTTGAGGCGTACCAGATGTCCTTTTGTTGGTCGGGCAAGAAAGTCTTTCTCCCGACAAGGGAAGGAAGTATCCGCATCTTGTCTTATCCTGAGCTGGAGCCGATTCTGCACGTCAACCATGCCGTCAAGCCTGGCGAGTCAGATGAGTTTATTCTCAAGGGCCACACAGCCCCATGCCTGACGGCCGAACTGTCACCCACCGGAAAGTACCTTGCAACAGGAGGGGGGGACGCAATTATGTCTCTATTTGAGACCCAAGACTGGATCTGCAAGCGTACGAATACACGCATCGTCGGACCAGTAAAGAGCATCA GCTTCACGTTCGATGGTCGATATGTCGTCGGTGCCTGTGAAGACG GCCCTGGTTTGGATGTCACCCATACAGAGACAGGGGAGCATATTCACACGTTCAAAACAGCTGGACCTTGTCATGCCTTAGCGTGGGCGCCAACTAGGTATTGTCTGGCCTATAGTGATCTGGGGATTCTACGCATCATTGGACTCGATGCGGATAGAAAATAA